One genomic window of Ruminococcus gauvreauii includes the following:
- a CDS encoding sugar transferase, with protein sequence MKRAFDLVCSLLGLIILSPVFLVLSILIVWDSPGGVFFRGPRVGLHGKEFRIFKFRSMIPECEGKGKWNVGDKDNRITKVGHFLRKSKLDELPQLINVVKGDMSLVGPRPELKYYTDMYTEEEKAILDLKPGITDWASMTNFEQFKGFTAAADPDMFYLEQVRPLKLRLQLYYRYHHGFFSDIKCILWTVYKVVTHSQKLPTEIQKIVDDYKVEKEAEQISKE encoded by the coding sequence ATGAAGAGAGCATTTGACTTAGTGTGTAGCTTATTAGGCCTGATAATTTTGTCGCCTGTATTTTTGGTACTATCTATTTTGATTGTCTGGGACTCACCGGGAGGGGTGTTTTTCCGTGGGCCACGTGTAGGGCTTCATGGGAAAGAGTTTAGAATTTTTAAGTTCAGGAGTATGATTCCCGAATGTGAAGGAAAAGGCAAATGGAATGTGGGTGATAAAGATAATCGTATCACCAAGGTTGGACACTTTCTTAGAAAATCAAAATTGGATGAATTGCCACAGCTAATTAATGTGGTGAAGGGCGATATGTCGTTAGTAGGACCCAGACCTGAGCTTAAATACTATACAGACATGTATACAGAAGAAGAAAAGGCGATTCTAGATTTGAAGCCAGGTATTACCGATTGGGCATCCATGACAAATTTTGAACAGTTTAAAGGCTTTACGGCGGCAGCCGATCCTGACATGTTTTATCTTGAACAAGTGCGTCCTTTAAAATTAAGACTGCAGCTTTATTACAGGTATCATCACGGCTTTTTCTCTGACATAAAATGTATACTTTGGACTGTTTATAAAGTGGTTACTCATTCACAAAAACTTCCTACCGAGATACAGAAGATTGTAGACGATTATAAGGTAGAAAAAGAAGCAGAGCAAATAAGCAAGGAGTAA
- a CDS encoding transketolase: MSKWTSEQLAWKIRRHGVEMTHLSGGSHIGAIMSVADIVAVLYTDVLNYRSEEPKWKDRDRFILSKGHAGAAIYAALAENGFFEVEELKTHYQNGSRLSGHVSHHLPGVDFSTGSLGHGLSAGVGMAYAAKKDGKNHKVYVVLGDGECDEGSVWEAVLFANHFRLNNLVAIVDHNHMQSMDFQENTLEIEDFGSKWRAFGWNVTGINGNNHQELKDAFKKTEENSMEPSHKPTVIIANTIKGYGVSFMRNDILWHYRFPHDGWEYDCAVNELHQSKPEGVDDPYTPDGIENPVLPTHQDDINNDHTFSYTWNPTYPEQMRRVDAQSGSGEREHKV; this comes from the coding sequence ATGTCGAAATGGACTAGTGAACAGTTGGCGTGGAAAATTCGCCGCCATGGTGTTGAAATGACGCATCTTTCAGGTGGTAGCCATATTGGTGCCATTATGTCCGTAGCGGATATTGTTGCGGTTTTATATACAGATGTTTTGAATTATAGATCAGAGGAACCTAAGTGGAAAGATAGGGATAGATTTATTCTTAGTAAGGGCCATGCCGGAGCTGCTATTTATGCTGCTCTTGCCGAGAATGGATTCTTTGAGGTTGAAGAATTGAAGACTCACTACCAGAATGGAAGCCGTTTGTCTGGCCATGTGTCTCATCATCTTCCTGGAGTTGATTTTTCTACGGGCTCTCTTGGTCATGGTCTTTCTGCTGGAGTAGGAATGGCTTATGCAGCAAAGAAAGACGGCAAAAATCATAAGGTATATGTCGTTCTTGGCGATGGTGAGTGTGATGAGGGCTCTGTATGGGAAGCAGTCCTTTTTGCTAACCATTTCCGTTTGAATAACCTTGTAGCTATTGTTGATCATAACCATATGCAGAGTATGGACTTTCAGGAGAATACCCTGGAGATTGAAGACTTCGGTAGCAAGTGGAGGGCATTTGGCTGGAATGTGACTGGAATCAATGGAAATAACCATCAGGAACTAAAGGATGCATTCAAAAAAACAGAAGAAAATAGCATGGAACCAAGTCATAAGCCGACCGTAATTATTGCGAATACAATTAAAGGTTATGGCGTTTCCTTTATGAGAAATGACATCCTTTGGCATTATCGTTTCCCGCATGATGGCTGGGAATATGACTGTGCTGTGAATGAATTACATCAGAGTAAGCCTGAAGGGGTGGATGATCCGTACACACCAGACGGTATTGAGAATCCGGTGCTGCCAACTCATCAGGATGATATCAATAATGACCATACTTTTTCTTATACCTGGAACCCGACATATCCAGAGCAAATGCGTCGTGTAGATGCACAATCTGGTAGTGGTGAAAGAGAACATAAGGTTTGA